In Alkalihalobacillus sp. FSL W8-0930, a single window of DNA contains:
- the fliG gene encoding flagellar motor switch protein FliG, with product MGRASNKELTGRQKAAVLLISLGPDVSAQIYKHLTEEEIEQLSLEISNIRKVESSVKDEVLEQFHHIVMAQDYISQGGIGYAKSILEKALGEENAMQIINRLTSTLQVRPFDFARKADPNQILNFIQHEHPQTIALILSYLDSAQAGQILSELPQEVQADVARRIAIMDSTSPEIVSQVEMILEEKLSQSVTQDYTEAGGVEAVVEVLNGVDRSTERTILDALEIQDPELAEEIKKRMFVFEDIVTLDNRSIQRIIRDVENEDLQLSLKVASEEVKDIVFGNMSQRMADAFRDEMEYKGPVRLRDVEEAQSRIVAVIRKLEESGEIVVARGGGDDVLV from the coding sequence GTGGGAAGAGCTTCAAACAAAGAACTAACAGGCAGACAAAAAGCAGCTGTTTTACTCATCTCTCTTGGGCCAGACGTCTCAGCTCAAATATATAAGCACTTAACAGAAGAAGAGATAGAACAACTTTCCTTGGAGATATCAAACATCCGAAAGGTAGAAAGCTCAGTGAAGGATGAAGTTCTTGAACAATTTCACCATATTGTGATGGCTCAAGACTACATCTCTCAAGGAGGAATCGGTTACGCGAAAAGTATCTTAGAAAAAGCGCTTGGTGAAGAAAACGCGATGCAGATTATTAATCGCCTAACGTCAACGCTACAAGTCAGGCCGTTTGACTTTGCCAGAAAAGCTGATCCAAACCAGATTTTAAATTTCATTCAACATGAGCATCCACAGACCATTGCTTTAATACTATCTTATTTAGATTCGGCACAGGCTGGCCAGATTCTATCAGAGCTGCCGCAAGAAGTACAAGCGGATGTAGCAAGAAGAATTGCCATTATGGATAGCACCTCTCCTGAAATCGTGAGTCAGGTTGAAATGATTCTTGAAGAAAAGCTTTCTCAGTCTGTGACTCAGGACTACACCGAGGCTGGGGGAGTAGAAGCAGTCGTCGAAGTATTAAATGGGGTGGACCGTTCTACAGAGCGAACCATACTAGATGCACTTGAAATTCAAGACCCAGAATTAGCAGAAGAAATTAAGAAGAGAATGTTTGTCTTTGAGGACATTGTTACGCTTGATAATCGCTCTATCCAACGAATTATACGTGATGTAGAAAATGAAGATCTACAATTATCACTGAAGGTAGCGAGCGAAGAAGTAAAAGATATCGTCTTTGGCAACATGTCACAACGTATGGCAGATGCTTTCCGGGACGAAATGGAATACAAAGGACCTGTCAGGTTGCGCGATGTAGAAGAAGCACAATCACGAATTGTAGCAGTGATCCGCAAGCTAGAAGAGTCAGGAG